TTTGTATTGGCAGATACACCGTAAAGAGCGCCACGATAGGCATGATAATCTTGATGAATCTGGTCAGGTGAGATTATTTGGTCTTCAATGATATGAGGCCCCAAATTCAGACCGTAGGAAGTTAAAAGTGTATAAATGTGTTGCTTATAATCCTCAAGACTAATCTGATTATCGTGCTTGTTTAGGGCGGGTGCATTAACCAGGATAAATAAATTGTCTCCATCAGGTGAAGCAGTTGGGTCAGTGTAAGACGAGTTGCTAATATAGATAGTCGGGTGTTCACTGTATGTTTTCTTTGAGAATAGGTCATCAAACTCCTGCTGATAATTAGAGCTAAAATAAACCTGGTGATGAACCAATTCAGGCAATCGCTTGTCTAAGGCAGCAAGGATAACAAAAGCTGAGATTGATGGTTCAAGCTTGTCTCTTTGTAGATTTGTAAAAGATGGTCTATCTTTTTCTTCAATAAGATCAGGAAATACCTTTAATAAATCACCATTAATGATCACATCATCACAGCAGACAAAGGAACCGTCCGAGAATTCAACACCTTCTGCTCTCTGATCAGCTACTTGAATACGAACAGCTTCCATACTCGGGTACAGCTCTACACCTAATTCGTTTGCTCTCCTCGTAAAACCTTCTGCAATACTAGGATTACCGCCCTCAGCATAATAAACTCCTTGTATCAACTCAAGATAGGCAATCATTGAAAAGGTCGCCGGTGTTAAATACGGGGATGAACCAATGTAGGTCGCATATCGGTTTAACATTTGTACAACATTAGGGTGCTTAAAAAAACGACGATGAAAGGAGTCTAGAGTTGTGAATGGATACACTTTGAACAAGGCCTTAGATAACGATGGAGACAGATAGTCCTTCCAGCTTGTGAAGGTCCGTGGAAAAAAATAATCAGTAGATAATTTATACAGATCATTTACTTCTTTTAGATAGCGATCATAGGCTGCTTCAGTTACGCCAAATGAGGCAAGGTTTTGTTTCATTTTCTCTGAATCGGCTGTCATATCTAAATACGTACCGTCAGCAAAGTGATTTCTTGTATGTATATCTAAGCGTTTGAATGTGAAATAATCCCTTGGTTCGGCGCCTGACTCACTAATGACTCGATTGAAGACTTCTGGCATGGTCATCGTGTTAGGACCAAAATCAAAAGAAGCCATTCCGAGCCGATACCTGCGCATCTTGCCACCCATATGGCTGTTTTTTTCAAAAAGTTTAACCTTAAATCCTTTAGACGCAAGTGAAATAGCCGAACTAAGTCCAAGCTAAGCCACCTCCAATTATGACAATGGTTTTCATGAATATGTGCGTCCTTTCCAGGTGAATCCTGATTTGTTTAGAGAAAGATACATGGAGCGTATGAG
The nucleotide sequence above comes from Alkalicoccobacillus plakortidis. Encoded proteins:
- a CDS encoding phytoene desaturase family protein, whose amino-acid sequence is MSLASKGFKVKLFEKNSHMGGKMRRYRLGMASFDFGPNTMTMPEVFNRVISESGAEPRDYFTFKRLDIHTRNHFADGTYLDMTADSEKMKQNLASFGVTEAAYDRYLKEVNDLYKLSTDYFFPRTFTSWKDYLSPSLSKALFKVYPFTTLDSFHRRFFKHPNVVQMLNRYATYIGSSPYLTPATFSMIAYLELIQGVYYAEGGNPSIAEGFTRRANELGVELYPSMEAVRIQVADQRAEGVEFSDGSFVCCDDVIINGDLLKVFPDLIEEKDRPSFTNLQRDKLEPSISAFVILAALDKRLPELVHHQVYFSSNYQQEFDDLFSKKTYSEHPTIYISNSSYTDPTASPDGDNLFILVNAPALNKHDNQISLEDYKQHIYTLLTSYGLNLGPHIIEDQIISPDQIHQDYHAYRGALYGVSANTKKNAFLRPANKARDLENIYFVGGSTHPGGGSPMVVLSGLNVAKLLSNQN